Proteins encoded by one window of Arabidopsis thaliana chromosome 2, partial sequence:
- a CDS encoding Splicing factor, CC1-like protein (Splicing factor, CC1-like; FUNCTIONS IN: RNA binding, nucleotide binding, nucleic acid binding; INVOLVED IN: mRNA processing; LOCATED IN: nucleus; EXPRESSED IN: 23 plant structures; EXPRESSED DURING: 13 growth stages; CONTAINS InterPro DOMAIN/s: RNA recognition motif, RNP-1 (InterPro:IPR000504), Splicing factor, CC1-like (InterPro:IPR006509), Nucleotide-binding, alpha-beta plait (InterPro:IPR012677), RNA recognition, domain 1 (InterPro:IPR003954); BEST Arabidopsis thaliana protein match is: Splicing factor, CC1-like (TAIR:AT5G09880.1).), whose product MDFDEYEYLEKTVENPHLENEVGNGGGDEKVKSEGKERSRSSRHRGDKKKERDEDEDGRRSKRSRSHHRSRSRDRERDRHRSSREHRDRDREKDVDKEERNGKDRERDRDKDRDSKGRDHEKDRSRRSRSRSERHRSQEREKSLEIEPKERETKDRDRDRRFILMLLGPLVLPSVQLDGALPCRDFSCFIRHKDKKEDKVEPEADPERDQRTVFAYQIALRATERDVYEFFSRAGKVCPFLCRFHVRDVRIIMDRISRRSRGIGYVEFYDTMSVPMAIALSGQPLLGQPVMVKPSEAEKNLVQSTTAAAGAGGMLGPYSGGARRLYVGNLHINMSEDDLRKVFESFGSVELVQVPRDETGLCKGFGFVQFARLEDARNALNLNGQLEIAGRAIKVSAVTDQTEVPEAGQTQTTGDLDDDDGGGLSLNAQSRALLMQKLDRSGTASSTGLTTAASFNGGVSTISSLAAPALVQGSFPAVAGLAGSGIIPGVIPAGFDPIGVPSECLLLKNMFDPSTETEDDFDEDIKEDVKEECSKFGKLNHIFVDKNSVGFVYLRFENAQAAIGAQRALHGRWFAGKMITATYMTTEAYEAKFPESKVV is encoded by the exons ATGGACTTTGATGAGTATGAGTACTTAGAGAAGACAGTTGAAAATCCTCACCTGGAGAATGAAGTTGGtaatggtggtggtgatgagaAAGTCAAATCTGAAGGGAAAGAGAGGAGTAGGAGCTCAAGGCATAGGGGTgacaagaagaaggagagggatgaagatgaggatggTCGGCGTTCTAAGCGGTCGAGATCGCATCACCGTTCACGTTCTAGGGACAGAGAGAGGGATAGGCATAGAAGTAGCAGGGAGCACAGAGATAGAGATCGTGAAAAGGATGtagataaagaagaaagaaatgggaaagatagagagagggaCAGAGATAAGGATCGAGACAGTAAAGGGCGTGACCATGAAAAAGATCGGTCACGAAGAAGTAGAAGTCGATCAGAGCGACATCGGAGTcaggaaagagaaaagagctTGGAAATAGAACCTAAGGAAAGAGAGACCAAGGACCGGGATAGAGATCGCAG GTTCATACTAATGCTATTAGGTCCATTGGTATTGCCTTCTGTACAACTTGATGGGGCAC TTCCCTGCAGGGACTTCTCGTGCTTCAT ACGCCATAAAGATAAGAAGGAGGATAAGGTAGAGCCTGAGGCTGATCCTGAAAGAGATCAGAGAACAGTTTTTGCATATCAG ATTGCTTTGAGGGCAACTGAAAGGGATGTATATGAGTTCTTTTCCAGAGCTGGAAAGGTTTGTCCATTCCTCTGCCGGTTTCAT GTGCGAGATGTACGGATAATAATGGATCGAATTTCCAGGCGTTCCAGAGGAATAGG GTATGTGGAGTTTTATGATACAATGTCTGTCCCTATGGCTATTGCTCTATCTGGACAACCTCTTCTTGGTCAGCCTGTTATGGTAAAACCTTCTGAAGCTGAGAAGAATCTTGTTCAGTCAACAACTGCTGCTGCTGGAGCAGGGGGGATGTTGGGCCCCTACTCCGGGGGAGCTAGGCGTCTTTATGTTGGTAACCTCCACATTAACATGTCAGAAGATGATTTGCGAAAG GTATTTGAATCATTTGGGAGTGTGGAGCTGGTGCAAGTACCTCGTGATGAAACTGGTCTCTGCAaaggatttggttttgttcag TTTGCCCGGCTGGAGGATGCTAGAAACGCACTGAATCTAAATGGGCAGTTGGAAATTGCAGGTCGTGCAATCAAG GTGTCAGCTGTAACTGATCAAACTGAAGTCCCAGAAGCTGGACAGACGCAAACCACCGGTGatttggatgatgatgatggaggtGGCCTG TCTCTGAATGCACAATCGCGGGCGCTTCTCATGCAAAAGCTCGATCGCAGTGGAACTGCATCGAG CACTGGCCTTACTACAGCTGCATCTTTCAACGGTGGAGTTTCAACAATCTCTTCGTTGGCAGCTCCTGCTCTTGTACAAGGGTCTTTTCCTGCTGTTGCTGGACTCGCAGGGTCCGGCATTATTCCCGGTGTTATACCAGCTGGTTTCGACCCAATTGGTGTCCCCAGCGAATGTCTGCTGCTTAAAAACATGTTTGATCCATCCACAGAG ACTgaagatgattttgatgagGATATAAAAGAAGATGTTAAAGAAGAATGCTCCAAATTCGGAAAACTGAATCATATCTTTGTTGACAA GAACAGCGTTGGTTTTGTCTACCTGAGATTTGAGAATGCGCAAGCAGCCATAGGTGCACAACGTGCTCTCCATGGAAGATGGTTTGCTGGAAAGATGATTACTGCGACTTACATg ACTACAGAGGCTTACGAGGCCAAATTCCCCGAGAGTAAGGTCGTTTAA
- a CDS encoding Splicing factor, CC1-like protein (Splicing factor, CC1-like; FUNCTIONS IN: RNA binding, nucleotide binding, nucleic acid binding; INVOLVED IN: mRNA processing; LOCATED IN: nucleus; EXPRESSED IN: 24 plant structures; EXPRESSED DURING: 13 growth stages; CONTAINS InterPro DOMAIN/s: RNA recognition motif, RNP-1 (InterPro:IPR000504), Splicing factor, CC1-like (InterPro:IPR006509), Nucleotide-binding, alpha-beta plait (InterPro:IPR012677); BEST Arabidopsis thaliana protein match is: Splicing factor, CC1-like (TAIR:AT5G09880.1); Has 101521 Blast hits to 50249 proteins in 1917 species: Archae - 88; Bacteria - 8818; Metazoa - 50214; Fungi - 11566; Plants - 10292; Viruses - 445; Other Eukaryotes - 20098 (source: NCBI BLink).), giving the protein MDFDEYEYLEKTVENPHLENEVGNGGGDEKVKSEGKERSRSSRHRGDKKKERDEDEDGRRSKRSRSHHRSRSRDRERDRHRSSREHRDRDREKDVDKEERNGKDRERDRDKDRDSKGRDHEKDRSRRSRSRSERHRSQEREKSLEIEPKERETKDRDRDRRRHKDKKEDKVEPEADPERDQRTVFAYQIALRATERDVYEFFSRAGKVRDVRIIMDRISRRSRGIGYVEFYDTMSVPMAIALSGQPLLGQPVMVKPSEAEKNLVQSTTAAAGAGGMLGPYSGGARRLYVGNLHINMSEDDLRKVFESFGSVELVQVPRDETGLCKGFGFVQFARLEDARNALNLNGQLEIAGRAIKVSAVTDQTEVPEAGQTQTTGDLDDDDGGGLSLNAQSRALLMQKLDRSGTASSTGLTTAASFNGGVSTISSLAAPALVQGSFPAVAGLAGSGIIPGVIPAGFDPIGVPSECLLLKNMFDPSTETEDDFDEDIKEDVKEECSKFGKLNHIFVDKNSVGFVYLRFENAQAAIGAQRALHGRWFAGKMITATYMTTEAYEAKFPESKVV; this is encoded by the exons ATGGACTTTGATGAGTATGAGTACTTAGAGAAGACAGTTGAAAATCCTCACCTGGAGAATGAAGTTGGtaatggtggtggtgatgagaAAGTCAAATCTGAAGGGAAAGAGAGGAGTAGGAGCTCAAGGCATAGGGGTgacaagaagaaggagagggatgaagatgaggatggTCGGCGTTCTAAGCGGTCGAGATCGCATCACCGTTCACGTTCTAGGGACAGAGAGAGGGATAGGCATAGAAGTAGCAGGGAGCACAGAGATAGAGATCGTGAAAAGGATGtagataaagaagaaagaaatgggaaagatagagagagggaCAGAGATAAGGATCGAGACAGTAAAGGGCGTGACCATGAAAAAGATCGGTCACGAAGAAGTAGAAGTCGATCAGAGCGACATCGGAGTcaggaaagagaaaagagctTGGAAATAGAACCTAAGGAAAGAGAGACCAAGGACCGGGATAGAGATCGCAG ACGCCATAAAGATAAGAAGGAGGATAAGGTAGAGCCTGAGGCTGATCCTGAAAGAGATCAGAGAACAGTTTTTGCATATCAG ATTGCTTTGAGGGCAACTGAAAGGGATGTATATGAGTTCTTTTCCAGAGCTGGAAAG GTGCGAGATGTACGGATAATAATGGATCGAATTTCCAGGCGTTCCAGAGGAATAGG GTATGTGGAGTTTTATGATACAATGTCTGTCCCTATGGCTATTGCTCTATCTGGACAACCTCTTCTTGGTCAGCCTGTTATGGTAAAACCTTCTGAAGCTGAGAAGAATCTTGTTCAGTCAACAACTGCTGCTGCTGGAGCAGGGGGGATGTTGGGCCCCTACTCCGGGGGAGCTAGGCGTCTTTATGTTGGTAACCTCCACATTAACATGTCAGAAGATGATTTGCGAAAG GTATTTGAATCATTTGGGAGTGTGGAGCTGGTGCAAGTACCTCGTGATGAAACTGGTCTCTGCAaaggatttggttttgttcag TTTGCCCGGCTGGAGGATGCTAGAAACGCACTGAATCTAAATGGGCAGTTGGAAATTGCAGGTCGTGCAATCAAG GTGTCAGCTGTAACTGATCAAACTGAAGTCCCAGAAGCTGGACAGACGCAAACCACCGGTGatttggatgatgatgatggaggtGGCCTG TCTCTGAATGCACAATCGCGGGCGCTTCTCATGCAAAAGCTCGATCGCAGTGGAACTGCATCGAG CACTGGCCTTACTACAGCTGCATCTTTCAACGGTGGAGTTTCAACAATCTCTTCGTTGGCAGCTCCTGCTCTTGTACAAGGGTCTTTTCCTGCTGTTGCTGGACTCGCAGGGTCCGGCATTATTCCCGGTGTTATACCAGCTGGTTTCGACCCAATTGGTGTCCCCAGCGAATGTCTGCTGCTTAAAAACATGTTTGATCCATCCACAGAG ACTgaagatgattttgatgagGATATAAAAGAAGATGTTAAAGAAGAATGCTCCAAATTCGGAAAACTGAATCATATCTTTGTTGACAA GAACAGCGTTGGTTTTGTCTACCTGAGATTTGAGAATGCGCAAGCAGCCATAGGTGCACAACGTGCTCTCCATGGAAGATGGTTTGCTGGAAAGATGATTACTGCGACTTACATg ACTACAGAGGCTTACGAGGCCAAATTCCCCGAGAGTAAGGTCGTTTAA